A genomic segment from Nocardiopsis sp. Huas11 encodes:
- a CDS encoding LURP-one-related/scramblase family protein, which yields MKFLVRERVFDIGDDFWVTDEQGNRVYLVDGKAMRLRTTFELKTPDGTELMKIRKKLLKVRDQMRIERDGDTVATVRKRLLNPLREKLLVDVADGPDWEVTGNFLGKEFVIGDEHGTVAVVSRKWFRMRDTYAVDVNTHRGDIGGDPALVISVAVAVDALTGDDGEGGGDED from the coding sequence ATGAAATTCCTCGTACGCGAACGCGTCTTCGACATCGGTGACGACTTCTGGGTGACCGACGAGCAGGGGAACCGGGTCTACCTCGTCGACGGCAAGGCCATGCGCCTGCGCACGACCTTCGAGCTCAAGACCCCCGACGGCACCGAGCTCATGAAGATCCGCAAGAAGCTGTTGAAGGTGCGCGACCAGATGCGGATCGAGCGTGACGGGGACACCGTGGCGACCGTCCGCAAGCGCCTGCTCAACCCGCTGCGCGAGAAGCTGCTGGTGGACGTGGCCGACGGCCCGGACTGGGAGGTCACCGGGAACTTCCTCGGCAAGGAGTTCGTCATCGGCGACGAGCACGGCACGGTCGCCGTCGTGTCGCGCAAGTGGTTCCGGATGCGCGACACCTACGCCGTCGACGTCAACACCCACCGCGGGGACATCGGCGGGGACCCCGCCCTCGTCATCAGCGTCGCCGTGGCCGTCGACGCCCTGACCGGGGACGACGGCGAGGGGGGCGGGGACGAGGACTGA
- a CDS encoding ABC transporter ATP-binding protein produces the protein MIDIRGLTKRYGRHTAVDGLCFTAEPGRVTGFLGPNGAGKSTTLRVLLGLDRADRGRALIEGCRYAELRRPASVVGAQLDVGGAHPARTARAHLAWIARANGLPPARAGQVLERVGLERAARTRVRAFSLGMGQRLNLAVALLGDPRVVVLDEPVNGLDPEGIRWMRSLVRSLADEGRTVLLSSHLMAEMARIADHLVVIDRGGLVAEGTPAQVTGGHPSLEEAFFALTTPTGGV, from the coding sequence ATGATCGACATCCGCGGACTCACCAAGCGCTACGGCCGGCACACGGCCGTGGACGGACTCTGCTTCACCGCCGAGCCGGGCCGGGTCACCGGCTTCCTCGGGCCCAACGGGGCCGGCAAGAGCACCACCCTGCGCGTGCTCCTGGGCCTGGACCGGGCCGACCGGGGCCGCGCCCTCATCGAGGGCTGCCGCTACGCCGAGCTGCGCCGTCCCGCGAGCGTGGTCGGCGCCCAGCTCGACGTCGGCGGCGCCCACCCCGCGCGCACCGCGCGCGCCCACCTGGCCTGGATCGCCCGGGCCAACGGCCTGCCGCCCGCGCGGGCGGGCCAGGTCCTGGAACGCGTGGGCCTCGAACGCGCCGCGCGGACCCGTGTGCGCGCGTTCTCCCTGGGCATGGGGCAGCGGCTGAACCTGGCGGTCGCGCTGCTGGGCGACCCGCGGGTCGTCGTCCTGGACGAACCCGTCAACGGACTGGACCCGGAGGGCATCCGGTGGATGCGCTCCCTCGTCCGGAGCCTGGCCGACGAGGGCCGCACCGTGCTCCTCTCCAGCCACCTGATGGCGGAGATGGCGCGGATCGCCGACCACCTGGTCGTCATCGACCGGGGCGGCCTCGTCGCCGAGGGGACTCCGGCGCAGGTGACCGGCGGCCACCCGTCGCTGGAGGAGGCGTTCTTCGCGCTCACGACCCCGACGGGAGGTGTGTGA
- a CDS encoding ABC transporter permease: MTVLDTVRSEALKLRTLPSVLITCAATVAVTVGLGYVSGWSLAQAMDTDPSVIVGDYDPGRWGMDASGVGQLGMIVLGVLAVSGEYAGGQIRTSLLAVPGRLRLLAAKAAALAGAALAAALVTVPGSFVAAQAGLGEHGLPWSRMWEAPVAGHLAGAVLYWVLIALLAAGLTVVVRNAVVPLVVLVGLALAGSQLLSVATDLADFLPDRAGALMFREGADYAHDLTAVQGGAVMLAWVAAVGVVAVVLFHRRDA; this comes from the coding sequence GTGACCGTGCTCGACACCGTGCGTTCCGAGGCCCTCAAGCTGCGCACCCTGCCCTCGGTGCTGATCACGTGCGCGGCGACCGTGGCCGTGACGGTGGGGCTGGGCTATGTGTCCGGCTGGTCGCTCGCACAGGCCATGGACACCGACCCGTCCGTGATCGTGGGCGACTACGACCCCGGCCGGTGGGGGATGGACGCCTCCGGCGTCGGGCAGTTGGGGATGATCGTGCTGGGGGTCCTGGCCGTCAGCGGCGAGTACGCCGGCGGGCAGATCCGGACCTCCCTGCTCGCGGTGCCCGGACGGCTCCGACTGCTCGCCGCCAAGGCGGCGGCCCTGGCGGGCGCGGCACTGGCGGCGGCCCTGGTCACCGTGCCGGGGTCCTTCGTCGCCGCCCAGGCGGGGCTGGGCGAACACGGCCTGCCGTGGTCGCGGATGTGGGAGGCGCCCGTGGCCGGCCACCTGGCCGGGGCGGTCCTGTACTGGGTGCTGATCGCGCTGCTGGCCGCCGGGCTCACGGTCGTGGTCCGCAACGCGGTGGTCCCCCTGGTGGTGCTGGTCGGACTGGCGCTCGCCGGGTCCCAACTGCTCTCCGTGGCCACCGACCTGGCCGACTTCCTCCCGGACCGTGCGGGCGCCCTGATGTTCCGCGAGGGTGCGGACTACGCCCACGACCTCACCGCGGTCCAGGGCGGAGCGGTGATGCTCGCCTGGGTGGCCGCGGTGGGTGTGGTGGCGGTGGTGCTGTTCCACCGCAGGGACGCCTGA
- a CDS encoding response regulator transcription factor, with protein MRIVIAEDNVLLSAGLELLLSTRGHEVVEVAGDAEAFSGALERHRPDLAIVDVRLPPRFRDEGIHAAIEARRRYEGLPVLVLSQYVERDYAGELLADGRGGVGYLLKDRVGRVGEFVDALRRVADGGTVMDPEVVRQLLAERARDPLEALTRREREVLALMAEGLGNGEIAERIVVTENAVHKHIGNIFAKLGLAPTDTGHRRVRAVLAYLERR; from the coding sequence GTGCGGATCGTGATCGCCGAGGACAACGTGCTGCTCTCGGCCGGGTTGGAGCTGCTGCTCTCCACCCGCGGGCACGAGGTGGTGGAGGTGGCCGGGGACGCGGAGGCGTTCTCCGGCGCGCTGGAGCGGCACCGGCCGGACCTGGCCATCGTGGACGTGCGGCTGCCGCCGCGCTTTCGGGACGAGGGCATCCACGCGGCCATCGAGGCGCGCCGCCGCTACGAGGGCCTCCCGGTGCTGGTGCTCTCGCAGTACGTGGAACGGGACTACGCGGGCGAGCTCCTGGCCGACGGGCGCGGCGGGGTCGGCTATCTGCTCAAGGACCGGGTGGGCCGGGTGGGCGAGTTCGTGGACGCGCTGCGCCGGGTCGCCGACGGCGGCACCGTGATGGACCCGGAGGTGGTGCGGCAGCTCCTGGCCGAACGTGCGCGCGACCCCCTGGAGGCGCTGACCCGGCGCGAGCGCGAGGTCCTCGCCCTGATGGCGGAGGGGCTGGGCAACGGCGAGATCGCCGAGCGGATCGTGGTCACGGAGAACGCCGTGCACAAGCACATCGGCAACATCTTCGCCAAGCTCGGGCTGGCCCCCACCGACACCGGGCACCGGCGGGTGCGCGCGGTGCTCGCCTACCTCGAACGCAGGTGA
- a CDS encoding response regulator transcription factor, whose protein sequence is MTPPEAPSARAEPVRVLIADDQDLLRGSLRMLLDADPALSVVGEARTGREAVDLAALHVPDLVLMDVRMPDLDGLAATRAICAANGHTRVIVLTVFDLDEYVYAALRAGASGFLLKNTSPEELLRAVHVVADGQALLAPEVTRRLIADVVASGSGPAPAPWQGPPLTPREREVATLIGRGLSNAEIAARLTLSHATVKTYVSRLLAKLDARDRAQLVVFAYENGLVHAAHRE, encoded by the coding sequence ATGACCCCGCCCGAAGCCCCCTCGGCCCGCGCCGAACCCGTCCGCGTCCTGATCGCCGACGACCAGGACCTCCTGCGCGGTTCGCTGCGCATGCTCCTGGACGCCGACCCCGCCCTCAGCGTCGTGGGCGAGGCGCGCACCGGGCGCGAGGCGGTGGACCTGGCCGCGCTGCACGTCCCGGACCTCGTGCTGATGGACGTGCGGATGCCCGACCTGGACGGGCTGGCGGCGACCCGGGCCATCTGCGCGGCGAACGGGCACACCCGCGTCATCGTCCTCACCGTGTTCGACCTCGACGAGTACGTCTACGCCGCGCTGCGCGCCGGGGCCAGCGGGTTCCTGCTCAAGAACACCAGCCCCGAGGAGCTGCTGCGCGCCGTCCACGTGGTCGCCGACGGCCAGGCGCTGCTCGCGCCCGAGGTCACGCGCCGGCTCATCGCCGACGTCGTCGCCTCCGGAAGCGGACCGGCGCCGGCCCCCTGGCAGGGGCCGCCGCTGACCCCGCGCGAGCGCGAGGTCGCCACCCTCATCGGGCGGGGGCTCTCCAACGCCGAGATCGCCGCGCGGCTCACGCTCAGCCACGCCACCGTCAAGACCTACGTCAGCCGCCTGCTGGCCAAGCTCGACGCCCGCGACCGCGCCCAGCTGGTGGTCTTCGCCTACGAGAACGGCCTGGTCCACGCCGCACACCGGGAGTGA
- a CDS encoding SulP family inorganic anion transporter, translating into MKTRRGSLKSRIPAPAQIRADVLAGLVVALALIPEAIAFSLIAGVDPRVGLYASFVMAVSIAFLGGRPAMISAATGAMALVVAPLSIEYGVDYLIAATILAGLIQVALGLAGVAKLMRFVPPSVMTGFINALAILIFLSQMPYLTDFDVPVYVMVAIGLGIIFGLPLLTKVVPAPLVAIVVLTVAAIAMGLNTRTVGDEGELPNTIPVPLIPDVPFTLDTLTLVGPYALTLALVGLMESLMTAKVVDDQTETSSNHAREARGQGIANVLVGFFGGMASCAMIGQTMINVKSGARTRISTFLAGVFLLILCVGLGDIVGMIPMAALVAVMIFVAIVTFDWHSIAPNTIKRMPWSETLVMVVTVAVVVATHNLALGVIVGVIVSMISFARKAATQADVTSVLDPEGGTRVYTVHGELFFASTNELIGRFDYAEKGLTKAVVDMTEAHVWDSSAVAALDHVAEHFRKHEVEVEIIGLNEPSASLHQELTGTLNGGH; encoded by the coding sequence GTGAAGACCCGACGAGGGTCACTGAAGTCCCGCATCCCCGCCCCCGCCCAGATCCGCGCCGACGTCCTGGCCGGGCTGGTCGTCGCGCTGGCGCTCATCCCCGAGGCCATCGCGTTCTCCCTCATCGCCGGGGTCGACCCGCGCGTGGGCCTGTACGCCTCCTTCGTCATGGCGGTGTCCATCGCGTTCCTGGGCGGCCGCCCCGCGATGATCTCCGCCGCCACCGGCGCGATGGCCCTGGTCGTGGCGCCGCTGTCCATCGAGTACGGCGTCGACTACCTCATCGCCGCCACGATCCTGGCCGGCCTCATCCAGGTCGCGCTGGGCCTGGCGGGCGTGGCCAAGCTGATGCGGTTCGTGCCGCCCAGCGTGATGACCGGGTTCATCAACGCCCTGGCCATCCTCATCTTCCTGTCCCAGATGCCCTACCTGACCGACTTCGACGTGCCGGTCTACGTGATGGTCGCCATCGGTCTGGGCATCATCTTCGGCCTGCCGCTCCTGACCAAGGTCGTCCCCGCGCCGCTGGTCGCGATCGTGGTGCTCACCGTCGCGGCGATCGCGATGGGCCTCAACACCCGCACGGTGGGCGACGAGGGTGAACTGCCCAACACCATCCCCGTGCCGCTGATCCCGGACGTGCCCTTCACTCTGGACACCCTGACCCTGGTCGGCCCCTACGCGCTGACCCTGGCGCTGGTGGGTCTGATGGAGTCGCTGATGACCGCCAAGGTCGTCGACGACCAGACCGAGACCTCCTCGAACCACGCCCGCGAGGCGCGCGGACAGGGCATCGCCAACGTGCTGGTCGGCTTCTTCGGCGGCATGGCGAGCTGCGCGATGATCGGCCAGACGATGATCAACGTCAAGTCCGGCGCCCGCACCCGGATCTCGACCTTCCTGGCCGGAGTGTTCCTGCTCATCCTGTGCGTGGGGCTCGGCGACATCGTCGGGATGATCCCGATGGCGGCCCTGGTCGCGGTGATGATCTTCGTGGCGATCGTGACCTTCGACTGGCACAGCATCGCCCCCAACACCATCAAGCGCATGCCCTGGTCGGAGACCCTGGTCATGGTGGTGACCGTGGCGGTGGTCGTGGCCACGCACAACCTGGCCCTGGGCGTGATCGTGGGCGTGATCGTCTCGATGATCTCCTTCGCCCGCAAGGCCGCCACCCAGGCCGACGTGACCAGCGTGCTCGACCCCGAGGGCGGTACGCGGGTGTACACGGTGCACGGTGAGCTGTTCTTCGCCTCCACCAACGAACTGATCGGCCGCTTCGACTACGCCGAGAAGGGGCTGACCAAGGCGGTCGTGGACATGACCGAGGCGCACGTGTGGGACTCCTCGGCGGTGGCCGCCCTGGACCACGTGGCCGAGCACTTCCGCAAGCACGAGGTCGAGGTCGAGATCATCGGCCTCAACGAGCCGAGTGCCTCGCTGCACCAGGAGCTGACGGGCACCCTCAACGGCGGCCACTGA
- a CDS encoding DinB family protein yields the protein MHRIPQQNLSPAMDAPDRSAPPLVGDERTVLTAFLNWQRATLAAKCEGLTAEQLSTRAVEPSALSLHGLVRHLAGVERWWLRIQFAGEDVPMLYYSDDDPDQDFDGLDGDPFQDIAVWRAEIERTRAVADVAESLDATGTELRSGDPIQLRVVLVKLIAEYARHLGHADLLRERADGKTGY from the coding sequence ATGCACCGCATCCCACAGCAGAACCTCAGCCCGGCCATGGACGCTCCCGACCGGTCCGCCCCGCCCCTGGTCGGCGACGAACGCACGGTCCTGACCGCCTTCCTGAACTGGCAGCGCGCCACCCTGGCGGCCAAGTGCGAGGGGCTCACCGCCGAGCAGCTGTCCACCCGCGCGGTCGAGCCCTCGGCCCTGAGCCTGCACGGACTCGTCCGCCACCTGGCCGGAGTCGAGCGCTGGTGGCTGCGCATCCAGTTCGCCGGCGAGGACGTGCCGATGCTGTACTACTCCGACGACGACCCCGACCAGGACTTCGACGGACTGGACGGGGACCCGTTCCAGGACATCGCCGTCTGGCGGGCCGAGATCGAGCGGACCCGGGCGGTCGCCGACGTCGCCGAGTCCCTGGACGCCACGGGCACCGAGCTGCGCAGCGGCGACCCGATCCAGCTGCGCGTGGTCCTGGTCAAGCTCATCGCCGAGTACGCCCGCCACCTCGGCCACGCCGACCTGCTGCGCGAGCGCGCGGACGGCAAGACCGGGTACTGA
- a CDS encoding sensor histidine kinase, whose translation MGFGWGRSRRAGGYLLVALGSGMLSLVMVPLTVVAALTVLIGGLGLLLVPRWLGVVRRWAGWHHRRAARLLGIPAARVPGPEGKGLGALLKAPATRRDLVWLVLFSVTGVVAGLTAVVTVGLAVNVALLPFWWVFPEEDGLGVFGVPVTGWGTALVGIVLQVPLFAAMAALVLPPVARALARMNFRLLAPSEAELLAGRVDELARTRADVVDAHGAELRRIERDLHDGTQARLVSIAMQLGVAREAVEDPRVATLLRNAHTGTEEAMTELRDVIRSIYPPILADRGLVGALRALAARTTVPVRLDAGELGTLPVATETAAYFVVTETVANAVRHSGASTVWVRLAREDGLLRVGVHDDGAGGVDESRGSGVVGIRRRVAALDGTVRVASPVGGPTRIDAELPCGS comes from the coding sequence ATGGGGTTCGGCTGGGGAAGGTCGCGGCGCGCGGGAGGGTACCTGCTCGTGGCGCTGGGATCGGGAATGCTCTCGCTGGTCATGGTGCCGCTCACCGTGGTGGCGGCGCTGACGGTGCTGATCGGCGGTCTCGGGCTGCTCCTGGTGCCCCGCTGGCTGGGAGTGGTGCGCCGGTGGGCCGGCTGGCACCACAGGCGCGCCGCCCGCCTGCTCGGGATACCGGCCGCACGCGTGCCCGGACCCGAGGGGAAGGGTCTGGGCGCCCTGCTCAAGGCACCCGCCACCCGCCGGGACCTGGTGTGGCTCGTGCTCTTCTCGGTGACCGGCGTGGTGGCCGGACTCACGGCCGTCGTGACGGTCGGCTTGGCGGTCAACGTCGCGCTACTGCCGTTCTGGTGGGTGTTTCCGGAGGAGGACGGCCTGGGGGTGTTCGGTGTGCCGGTGACCGGCTGGGGCACCGCCCTGGTCGGGATCGTCCTCCAGGTGCCGCTCTTCGCCGCCATGGCCGCCCTGGTGCTGCCTCCGGTGGCCAGGGCGCTGGCACGGATGAACTTCCGGCTGCTGGCCCCGTCGGAGGCGGAGCTGCTGGCGGGTCGCGTGGACGAACTGGCCCGCACGCGCGCGGACGTGGTCGACGCCCACGGCGCGGAACTGCGGCGCATCGAACGGGACCTGCACGACGGCACGCAGGCGCGCCTGGTCTCCATCGCGATGCAGCTCGGGGTGGCCCGCGAGGCGGTCGAGGACCCGCGGGTCGCGACCCTGCTGCGGAACGCGCACACGGGCACCGAGGAGGCGATGACCGAACTGCGCGACGTCATCCGGAGCATCTACCCGCCGATCCTGGCCGACCGCGGCCTGGTCGGGGCGCTGCGGGCGCTGGCCGCCCGCACGACCGTGCCCGTGCGGCTCGACGCCGGTGAGCTGGGCACGCTGCCGGTGGCGACGGAGACGGCCGCCTACTTCGTGGTGACCGAGACGGTGGCCAACGCGGTCCGGCACAGCGGCGCCTCGACGGTGTGGGTGCGCCTGGCGCGCGAGGACGGCCTCCTGCGGGTGGGTGTGCACGACGACGGCGCGGGGGGCGTGGACGAGAGCCGGGGCAGCGGTGTGGTGGGCATCCGCCGCCGGGTCGCGGCGCTGGACGGGACCGTGCGTGTGGCCAGCCCGGTGGGCGGTCCGACGCGGATCGACGCGGAGCTGCCGTGCGGATCGTGA
- a CDS encoding MFS transporter — protein sequence MALSGPGQTAGISVFVDHMITDLDVGRSAVSLAYMVGTLGGALALPWIGRAVDRFGVRRVLAFVAAGFGAFLVGLACVQEVVGLTVGFVGARALGQGGMTLIATTAVAISVTRNRGALLGITSSVGAAGISLFPLLAERLIALVGWRYTFAAEAALVWIVVVPIVVWGLRGVVRVETAGEGSGADGSTPPPAPQWPLRAIARTSVFWAMAAAVACSGLVSTAVFFHQISVLGEQGLTATQAAANFLPQTVAGLGAALLFGAAADRYSPKLLLSAAMAMHALALVLLPLVGPGPSALAYGIALGSAASGARAVESAALPYYFGTANLGSLRGLTQSIVVASTAVGPILLSLAYQWAGSYRPGILGLALLCALVAGAVLFARPPRPRSHHATPAPADSESAPNTGWPGEPPTRA from the coding sequence ATGGCGTTGAGCGGGCCCGGGCAGACGGCGGGCATCTCCGTCTTCGTCGACCACATGATCACCGACCTGGACGTGGGCCGGTCGGCCGTCTCCCTCGCCTACATGGTGGGCACCCTCGGCGGAGCGCTGGCCCTGCCCTGGATCGGCCGGGCGGTGGACCGGTTCGGAGTCCGGCGCGTCCTGGCCTTCGTGGCGGCGGGATTCGGCGCCTTCCTGGTGGGCCTCGCGTGCGTGCAGGAGGTCGTCGGACTGACCGTGGGCTTCGTCGGAGCGCGAGCCCTCGGCCAGGGCGGTATGACCCTGATCGCCACCACGGCCGTGGCCATCTCGGTGACGCGCAACCGCGGCGCGCTCCTGGGGATCACCAGCTCCGTGGGGGCCGCCGGGATCTCGCTGTTCCCCCTGCTGGCCGAACGGCTGATCGCACTGGTCGGCTGGCGCTACACCTTCGCCGCCGAAGCGGCGCTGGTGTGGATCGTCGTCGTGCCGATCGTGGTGTGGGGGCTGCGCGGCGTCGTGCGGGTCGAGACCGCGGGGGAGGGGTCCGGTGCGGACGGGTCGACGCCGCCGCCGGCCCCGCAGTGGCCGCTGCGCGCGATCGCGCGCACGTCCGTCTTCTGGGCGATGGCCGCCGCCGTCGCGTGCAGCGGGCTGGTGTCCACCGCGGTCTTCTTCCACCAGATCTCCGTGCTCGGCGAGCAGGGGCTCACCGCCACCCAGGCCGCCGCCAACTTCCTGCCGCAGACCGTGGCAGGGCTGGGCGCGGCGCTGCTGTTCGGCGCCGCGGCCGACCGCTACTCGCCCAAGCTGCTGCTCAGCGCGGCGATGGCGATGCACGCCCTCGCCCTGGTCCTGCTGCCCCTGGTCGGCCCCGGGCCGAGCGCCCTCGCCTACGGGATCGCGCTCGGATCGGCGGCGTCCGGGGCGCGGGCGGTGGAGAGCGCCGCGCTGCCCTACTACTTCGGCACCGCCAATCTGGGCTCCCTGCGCGGCCTGACCCAGTCGATCGTGGTCGCCTCGACGGCGGTCGGGCCCATCCTGCTGTCCCTGGCCTACCAGTGGGCGGGCTCCTATCGGCCCGGGATCTTGGGACTGGCGCTGCTGTGCGCGCTCGTCGCCGGCGCGGTCCTCTTCGCCCGCCCTCCGCGACCGCGTTCACACCACGCCACACCCGCGCCCGCGGACTCCGAAAGCGCGCCGAACACGGGCTGGCCGGGGGAGCCGCCGACGCGGGCCTAG
- a CDS encoding sensor histidine kinase produces MDAPERHWAALDPRGGATRRRLAADAVLALAHAGVFGWPALLRAGAGPEQWAAAALLGVVAAGILLRWRWPAAAFGAVLAASVVLTAAGWGTDHLTAAAWTLYPLALTARSGTARPHHALFLVIAVLFAASVGGSLPPGSVEPVRTAVVGTALLGTAWLLGRSVHERGRQEERALAAAAQTARTRERLRLAREVHDVVSHTLGAVGMRAGVARYAAEDPDALRAALADIETTTRAASDELRGLLRGLRADGSAPLEPEPGMDGLADLVETARSTGLTCRLTVEGADAVPPNTAVSVHRLVREALTNAVRHAPGTTCAVTVTADAAAVAVEVTDTGPAPGRSPSPGSGTGLAGMRERVAAHGGTLEAGPRPGGGYRVHARLPYGARTDPPRRRPSR; encoded by the coding sequence GTGGACGCGCCCGAACGCCACTGGGCCGCCCTCGACCCCCGGGGCGGAGCCACCCGCCGACGGCTGGCCGCGGACGCCGTGCTCGCGCTCGCCCACGCGGGCGTCTTCGGCTGGCCCGCGCTGCTCCGGGCCGGGGCCGGACCGGAGCAGTGGGCGGCCGCGGCCCTCCTCGGCGTCGTCGCGGCCGGAATCCTGCTGCGCTGGCGGTGGCCGGCCGCCGCCTTCGGCGCCGTGCTCGCGGCGAGCGTCGTCCTGACCGCCGCCGGATGGGGCACCGACCACCTCACGGCCGCCGCCTGGACCCTCTACCCGCTCGCCCTGACCGCGCGCTCGGGCACCGCCCGCCCGCACCACGCCCTCTTCCTGGTGATCGCGGTGCTGTTCGCCGCGTCCGTCGGGGGCTCCCTGCCACCCGGTTCCGTTGAACCCGTGCGCACGGCCGTCGTCGGAACCGCGCTGCTCGGCACGGCGTGGCTGCTGGGCCGCTCGGTGCACGAACGCGGACGGCAGGAGGAGCGCGCCCTGGCCGCCGCCGCCCAGACGGCCCGGACCCGCGAACGCCTGCGCCTGGCACGGGAGGTCCACGACGTCGTCTCCCACACCCTGGGCGCGGTCGGCATGCGCGCCGGAGTCGCCCGGTACGCCGCGGAGGATCCCGACGCCCTCCGTGCGGCCCTGGCCGACATCGAGACCACCACCCGCGCCGCCTCCGACGAACTCCGCGGACTCCTGCGCGGCCTGAGGGCCGACGGTTCGGCGCCCCTGGAACCGGAACCCGGCATGGACGGGCTGGCCGACCTGGTCGAGACGGCGCGCTCCACCGGCCTCACCTGCCGTCTCACGGTCGAGGGCGCCGACGCGGTCCCGCCCAACACGGCCGTCAGCGTGCACCGGCTGGTGCGCGAGGCGCTCACCAACGCGGTCCGGCACGCACCGGGGACCACATGCGCGGTCACCGTCACCGCGGACGCCGCGGCCGTGGCCGTGGAGGTGACCGACACGGGGCCGGCCCCGGGGCGGAGCCCCTCACCCGGGAGCGGGACCGGACTGGCGGGCATGCGCGAACGGGTCGCCGCGCACGGTGGCACTCTGGAGGCCGGCCCCCGCCCCGGTGGCGGCTACCGTGTCCACGCCCGCCTGCCCTACGGCGCGCGCACCGACCCACCGCGCAGGAGGCCTTCGCGATGA